A stretch of the Bacillus anthracis str. Vollum genome encodes the following:
- a CDS encoding Fur-regulated basic protein FbpA, which translates to MCRGHGGVVLHQHIIDQLIDRGIYKSKDGLRDLFECSFEELVEMLEGEE; encoded by the coding sequence TTGTGTCGAGGACATGGTGGGGTAGTTTTGCATCAACACATCATAGATCAACTGATTGATAGAGGTATTTATAAATCCAAGGACGGGCTTCGAGATTTGTTCGAATGCTCGTTTGAGGAGTTAGTGGAAATGTTGGAGGGAGAAGAGTGA
- a CDS encoding dUTP diphosphatase yields the protein MIQLHTITSEEKKQNFDITELFEMQKELDKRIGYKGNDKMDMLFRALLVEISEAWNETRAFKMWSTGFGVPKNGLLEELIDGLHFLMNIVIELDKCTWRHELIPSFSMQSIMRKDTSNVNMLFEWYMQDVLTAKRAWCQYRDLTTTMGHLRRAFGIFFRICYLYGFTYEDVIDSYKEKNAENFERQENGY from the coding sequence ATGATTCAGTTACACACAATTACATCTGAAGAGAAGAAACAAAACTTTGATATTACGGAACTATTTGAAATGCAAAAAGAACTGGATAAACGAATTGGATATAAAGGAAATGACAAAATGGATATGTTGTTTCGTGCATTACTAGTGGAGATCAGTGAAGCATGGAATGAAACTCGAGCATTTAAGATGTGGAGTACAGGATTTGGAGTTCCTAAGAATGGACTATTAGAAGAGTTAATTGATGGTCTCCACTTTCTCATGAACATTGTAATTGAATTAGATAAATGTACATGGAGACATGAACTTATTCCATCGTTCAGTATGCAATCAATTATGAGAAAAGATACAAGCAATGTAAATATGTTGTTCGAATGGTATATGCAAGATGTGTTGACTGCAAAAAGGGCATGGTGTCAGTACAGAGATTTAACCACAACAATGGGACATTTAAGACGAGCGTTTGGCATCTTCTTCCGTATTTGCTATTTGTATGGATTTACCTATGAGGATGTTATTGATTCTTATAAGGAGAAGAATGCCGAAAACTTCGAGAGACAAGAAAATGGATATTAG
- a CDS encoding siphovirus Gp157 family protein, with product MKLYELTSNFNQLQQMIEDGVDPEVINDTLQSISEAIKDKVQGAALLIRNIEAQVEVIKGEENRLAERRKSFENSCKNIKDYLYHQMVAVNKKRIKGALITVGIQKNPASLDIAEDAIIPPEYMIPQNPKVDKKALLLAIKNGMKWDGISLKQGESVRIR from the coding sequence ATGAAACTCTACGAATTAACAAGTAACTTCAATCAATTACAGCAAATGATTGAAGACGGGGTAGATCCAGAGGTAATTAACGATACACTTCAATCAATCAGTGAAGCAATTAAAGATAAAGTACAAGGTGCAGCGTTATTGATTCGTAATATAGAAGCACAAGTTGAAGTGATTAAAGGAGAAGAAAATCGCTTGGCTGAACGTCGTAAGTCTTTTGAGAACAGCTGTAAAAATATTAAGGACTATTTATATCATCAGATGGTTGCTGTGAATAAAAAGCGGATTAAAGGTGCATTGATAACAGTAGGCATTCAAAAGAATCCAGCAAGTTTAGATATTGCAGAGGATGCAATTATTCCACCAGAATACATGATTCCGCAGAATCCGAAGGTAGATAAAAAAGCGTTATTATTAGCGATTAAGAATGGCATGAAGTGGGATGGTATTTCATTAAAACAAGGTGAGAGTGTGAGAATCCGATGA
- a CDS encoding ATP-binding protein, which yields MALVKVTDIAKTLSKKMIFLSDTCEVCKKERKRTVRFMKINGEVVCPVCKLAEDNHKLEAEMNVFRDEKEQRKRKSMFYDKSLIKDETIKLARFSTFKSDCEEDEKNYTLAKRALEDYLDDVRFNLILVGKVGAGKSHLAYSIAHEMNENSAGTVLYVSVSELFDYISSTFNGQSEESEHSIVNLLISADLLVIDDLGAELGDMDAADPKATAFVNRVLFKVFDGRQGKKTIITTNLTGEAVMKAYDERITSRMFNTYRHIEFKYTRDKRKRKLPF from the coding sequence ATGGCTCTAGTAAAGGTAACAGATATAGCAAAGACCCTTTCGAAGAAGATGATCTTCCTTTCTGATACTTGTGAGGTTTGTAAAAAAGAACGAAAACGTACTGTTCGATTCATGAAGATAAATGGTGAAGTAGTTTGTCCGGTATGTAAGTTGGCGGAAGACAATCATAAGTTAGAAGCTGAAATGAATGTATTTCGAGATGAGAAGGAACAGAGAAAACGTAAAAGTATGTTTTACGATAAGAGCTTGATTAAAGATGAAACAATTAAACTTGCTAGATTCTCAACTTTTAAATCTGATTGTGAAGAGGATGAAAAGAATTACACCTTAGCAAAACGAGCACTTGAAGATTACTTGGATGATGTGAGGTTTAATTTAATTCTAGTAGGAAAAGTGGGTGCTGGTAAAAGTCATCTTGCTTATTCAATTGCTCATGAAATGAATGAGAATAGCGCAGGAACGGTTCTTTATGTTTCTGTATCAGAACTATTTGACTACATAAGTTCTACGTTCAATGGTCAATCTGAGGAATCTGAGCATAGCATTGTTAATTTACTAATTAGTGCAGATTTATTAGTCATTGATGATTTGGGTGCTGAGTTAGGTGATATGGATGCTGCTGATCCGAAGGCGACTGCATTTGTGAATCGTGTACTGTTTAAAGTCTTTGATGGAAGACAGGGAAAGAAAACGATCATTACAACAAACCTAACAGGTGAAGCTGTGATGAAAGCTTACGACGAACGTATTACGTCACGTATGTTCAATACATACAGACATATTGAGTTTAAGTATACAAGAGATAAGCGGAAAAGAAAGTTACCTTTTTAA
- a CDS encoding conserved phage C-terminal domain-containing protein has protein sequence MSNLLIHEEPLLVLPGLASRIGLNEAIFLQQIHYWLNRSKHFYDERNWVYNSVAEWVKQFPFWSENTIRRIVKNLEDEQLLVIGNYNRAKFDKTKWYSINYEKLRLLESTNDVPNLGRRSTQNGQMDVPNLGKPIPETNTETTSEIKEYIVEIVNYLNDVCGSSYRLTSKKTQTLIKTRLVEGFTVDNFKTVIDTKAKEWLRTEQAKYLRPETLFGTKFEGYLQQGKVEGKHGSSKGNRYSKDPFEEDDLPF, from the coding sequence ATGAGTAATTTATTAATTCATGAAGAACCATTACTTGTTCTTCCAGGACTGGCAAGCAGAATTGGTTTAAATGAGGCGATATTTCTACAACAGATACATTATTGGCTAAATAGATCTAAGCATTTTTATGATGAAAGAAACTGGGTATATAACAGTGTGGCAGAATGGGTTAAACAATTTCCGTTTTGGAGTGAGAATACCATTAGACGTATTGTAAAGAATTTAGAAGATGAACAGCTACTTGTTATAGGTAATTATAATCGAGCTAAGTTTGATAAGACGAAATGGTATTCCATTAATTATGAAAAACTCCGTTTGTTAGAATCCACAAACGATGTACCCAACTTGGGTAGACGGTCTACCCAAAATGGGCAAATGGATGTACCCAATTTGGGTAAACCAATACCAGAGACTAACACAGAGACTACATCAGAGATTAAAGAATATATAGTCGAGATAGTAAACTATCTCAACGACGTGTGTGGTAGTAGTTACCGTTTAACATCTAAGAAAACACAAACATTGATTAAAACTAGATTAGTAGAAGGATTCACTGTGGATAACTTCAAAACTGTGATTGATACAAAAGCTAAAGAATGGCTAAGAACAGAACAAGCAAAGTATCTAAGACCAGAAACATTATTTGGCACAAAGTTTGAAGGCTATTTACAACAAGGAAAGGTGGAAGGAAAACATGGCTCTAGTAAAGGTAACAGATATAGCAAAGACCCTTTCGAAGAAGATGATCTTCCTTTCTGA
- a CDS encoding DNA cytosine methyltransferase — protein sequence MYRSKESGLKMLDLCSGIAGISMAADWAGIDTAAFCEIEEFNQKVLRKNYPNIPIFPDLYKLMKQSLIDGGVDVDSIGVISAGYPCQGESLVGKRRGAEDERWLWPEVFRLIKELRPTWFVGENVAGHVTMGLDTVLSDLEEENYSTRTFVFPAVSVGAPHQRYRTFIVGHSNDKSKLQTDPRVVPFRSKWETWENTTGINRGTLSGTYWEENKPAICGMDDGTATRLDEDRLRFLGNAVVPQQIYPIFEAIAKIEGLL from the coding sequence ATGTACAGAAGTAAGGAATCTGGACTGAAAATGTTAGATTTGTGTTCGGGAATTGCAGGAATAAGTATGGCAGCGGATTGGGCTGGAATTGATACAGCAGCCTTTTGTGAAATAGAGGAGTTCAATCAAAAAGTACTTAGAAAGAACTATCCTAACATTCCTATTTTCCCGGATTTATATAAACTTATGAAACAATCATTAATAGATGGAGGTGTTGACGTTGATTCAATTGGAGTTATTTCAGCAGGATATCCCTGTCAGGGAGAAAGTCTTGTTGGGAAGCGAAGAGGTGCAGAAGACGAAAGATGGTTATGGCCAGAAGTCTTCCGACTTATTAAAGAACTCCGGCCCACTTGGTTTGTTGGAGAAAATGTTGCTGGACACGTCACGATGGGCTTGGACACCGTGCTCTCCGACTTGGAAGAAGAAAACTACTCGACAAGGACGTTTGTATTTCCGGCTGTCAGTGTCGGCGCGCCGCATCAAAGATACCGGACATTTATTGTTGGCCACTCCAACGACAAGTCAAAATTACAAACCGATCCGAGAGTTGTGCCCTTCAGAAGCAAATGGGAAACATGGGAAAACACTACCGGGATCAATCGGGGAACACTTTCCGGAACATATTGGGAAGAAAATAAACCCGCAATTTGTGGAATGGATGATGGGACTGCCACAAGATTGGACGAAGATAGATTGAGATTCTTAGGAAACGCGGTTGTACCTCAGCAGATTTATCCGATATTTGAAGCGATAGCAAAGATTGAAGGTTTATTATAA
- a CDS encoding DUF1071 domain-containing protein, translating into MNEIKNYFAELASIDVSKHVEKKGRFSYLSWSWAVDQLLKKHPDATWQVVRFDGLPYMKTEVGYFVEVEVTVNNITRSQIHPVLDNYNKPIAKPTSFQINTSIQRCLAKAIALHGLGLYIYSGEDIPQDDEPKQAAKQLDNVPQQEQARQTEIANEQRIKAIHVQIRELSEVYNMPFEETKNTVKQSLGIQTFKGMTVQQASQLQKTITSWLNEAKEKQQQAQ; encoded by the coding sequence ATGAATGAGATTAAAAATTACTTTGCAGAATTAGCATCTATTGACGTTAGTAAGCATGTAGAGAAGAAGGGCCGTTTTAGTTATCTGAGTTGGTCATGGGCTGTAGACCAACTATTGAAAAAACATCCTGATGCTACATGGCAAGTTGTTAGATTTGATGGATTACCTTATATGAAAACAGAAGTTGGGTACTTTGTAGAAGTTGAAGTAACGGTAAATAACATCACACGTTCGCAAATTCATCCTGTATTGGATAACTATAATAAGCCAATCGCAAAACCTACGTCATTTCAAATAAACACCTCGATTCAAAGGTGTCTAGCAAAAGCCATTGCACTACACGGATTAGGTTTATACATCTATTCGGGTGAAGATATTCCACAAGATGATGAACCAAAACAAGCAGCTAAGCAACTAGATAACGTTCCACAACAGGAGCAAGCTAGACAGACAGAAATTGCAAATGAACAAAGAATAAAAGCAATTCATGTGCAAATTAGAGAGTTATCAGAAGTGTATAACATGCCATTTGAAGAAACAAAAAATACTGTAAAACAGTCATTAGGAATTCAAACTTTCAAAGGAATGACAGTGCAACAAGCATCTCAGTTACAAAAAACAATAACATCGTGGTTAAACGAAGCGAAAGAAAAGCAACAGCAAGCACAATAG
- a CDS encoding DUF1492 domain-containing protein, with protein MREIKIPQLNENATKKKVLIAFAIYRSFIKNKNKTKDRIDYINDMNVALQKLVNKEDKKIIQEYMLREKVNRFRVIRELNISEGSYYRIRNKAFYNFAYVFGIAVEKE; from the coding sequence ATGAGAGAAATAAAAATACCACAATTGAATGAAAATGCTACTAAAAAGAAAGTCCTGATTGCATTTGCAATATATAGGAGTTTTATAAAAAATAAGAACAAAACTAAGGATCGAATTGATTATATTAACGATATGAATGTTGCGTTACAAAAGTTAGTCAATAAAGAAGATAAGAAGATTATACAAGAGTATATGTTAAGAGAAAAGGTAAACAGGTTTCGTGTTATAAGAGAACTTAATATATCAGAAGGAAGTTATTATAGAATTAGAAATAAAGCGTTTTATAATTTTGCTTATGTTTTTGGAATAGCTGTAGAAAAAGAATAA
- the thyX gene encoding FAD-dependent thymidylate synthase translates to MDVKLLAHTQLSEEFVNYLSVVFGIGDEGFDPTHGQVVALSAIRTCYSPNKPSRIVSLEGEKYFKGKATDGKGGKEVDRLIRHIVGSGHASTLEHLTYTFAVEGVSRALLAQLTRHRVGFSYSVQSQRYVRMGSNDKIGGFDYVVPETVKAKGEQVVNAYNEMMYKLQSGYDLLRTLGIPAEDARSVLPNAAATNLVLTVNLRGLLDFYNKRRKGKGAQAEIAELAEQLRQEVVKVEKWVDEFFWKWKVTEV, encoded by the coding sequence ATGGATGTAAAGCTACTAGCACATACGCAATTATCTGAGGAATTTGTTAATTATTTATCTGTTGTATTTGGTATTGGAGATGAAGGCTTTGACCCTACCCATGGGCAAGTAGTAGCTTTATCGGCAATCCGTACGTGTTACTCGCCAAATAAGCCTAGTAGGATTGTGTCTTTAGAGGGAGAGAAGTACTTCAAGGGCAAAGCAACTGATGGAAAGGGTGGAAAAGAAGTAGATCGACTTATTAGACATATTGTAGGTTCGGGGCATGCCTCAACTCTGGAGCATCTAACATATACCTTTGCAGTAGAAGGAGTTAGCAGAGCATTACTCGCTCAGTTAACACGTCACCGTGTAGGATTCAGTTACTCAGTCCAATCCCAAAGATATGTACGCATGGGAAGTAATGATAAGATAGGCGGTTTTGATTATGTAGTGCCTGAAACAGTTAAGGCTAAAGGAGAACAAGTAGTTAATGCTTACAACGAAATGATGTACAAACTCCAAAGTGGTTATGATCTACTTAGAACATTAGGAATTCCTGCTGAGGATGCTCGTAGCGTACTTCCAAACGCAGCCGCAACTAACCTAGTCTTAACAGTCAATTTACGTGGGCTTTTAGATTTCTATAATAAGCGTCGAAAAGGGAAAGGTGCTCAAGCTGAAATTGCGGAGTTGGCAGAGCAATTAAGGCAAGAAGTTGTAAAAGTTGAAAAGTGGGTAGACGAGTTTTTTTGGAAGTGGAAAGTAACAGAAGTCTAG